From a single Lytechinus variegatus isolate NC3 chromosome 9, Lvar_3.0, whole genome shotgun sequence genomic region:
- the LOC121422118 gene encoding uncharacterized protein LOC121422118 yields MARSGHEEEVFFSACLSPSDCYVTMAPISGTSESSENHTPATEKSEERPAIRPLPAQRRRRISHPNRHISSRFSRVMSPTRELVSDRVESTYDNLDLLTEPKPQPQSQYESPPLRIPDPRRAVESQYENVVLRPPRLSPRLPPRASHAVLTQHVTPQPALPIRTQVKELHKLQPQKDRRYSKNVSSDIQQQLEGVVMRRKDPISRNPQGPRKITAHASHLFASDPVFPGFKKTGAIDFDARIYRCNEISRENIGKQSLVMGEENFACAYVNHLGGYLKLMRLQATLFIPPHAILGDPEPVVLYFMAKTNQVGYSPLVGCLQPDQFLVSPIMYIGKPGFKYSTVDVVLSFPMDESHSTASFFSVLTVKSFDTAFSSENSKWRILAPGHDYFFTVCGGRGVLMVSQSAFYVIRATKAAPEYQNLAIPRDTSKRKIRVALFGRSLPESNRAKLHVVFCKDCDQEVERVIESEKRDSFRKLDHVRALSIQTSSGQPIWVSFCQLKNTSWILQTSSTAKFTPDELFNYADPYPPSVTFALSNPTTNLMSADAFVQCMVVVHEGSSANYQDADVTTFVQLVGDVTVAKSGQFQSQSLGRASAKRLPMLTVPQTVVTPPSSDGSGQTSISSHSSQISSDCTSVSPQPVPDVDRKSVVLLNSYDAQSDTSKARFEDIYVSYKALAELCLMLQASMTGSSEKDWMTFATKIGLSMEQVDRMSDRYNFQSPLSIIHLFFGTCPAATSCCPSTSPREKARALLVRLISVFQEMKRDDLTHVVRRELTRIDQEIDRYSKFLFEGGQFEIRTNVGGAVTTNRTRPRHSFSDGDVTVLTPSAESFKGRLNDIVCWFKSKSSDVFKFTGSSKETTAEQIYEVPRSNFSVFEDGNTYEALVPLKGRKNSNSDKRKEKAKQNEYN; encoded by the exons GACCGGCAATCCGACCGTTGCCTGCCCAACGTCGCCGACGAATCAGTCACCCAAATAGACACATATCGTCTCGTTTTTCCCGCGTCATGTCGCCAACACGTGAACTGGTATCCGATCGGGTAGAGTCAACCTACGACAACCTTGATCTTTTAACCGAACCGAAGCCGCAACCGCAATCGCAATACGAATCACCACCTTTAAGGATACCGGATCCTCGGAGGGCCGTGGAGAGTCAGTATGAAAATGTAGTCCTGAGACCGCCCCGGTTATCACCGAGGCTGCCACCGCGAGCAAGCCACGCGGTCCTCACTCAACATGTTACTCCACAGCCAGCCTTACCAATCCGAACTCAGGTTAAAGAACTGCATAAACTACAGCCGCAGAAAGACAGACGATATTCGAAAAATGTAAGCTCGGACATCCAACAGCAGTTGGAAGGTGTCGTAATGCGGCGCAAGGATCCAATTTCAAGAAATCCTCAGGGTCCACGGAAAATAACCGCTCACGCGAGTCACCTCTTTGCCTCGGATCCGGTTTTTCCGGGTTTCAAGAAAACCGGTGCGATTGACTTCGACGCGCGGATCTACCGTTGCAATGAGATCTCAAGAGAAAACATAGGAAAACAGAGCCTGGTTATGGGAGAAGAAAATTTCGCGTGCGCCTACGTCAACCATCTTGGTGGATACCTGAAACTCATGCGCCTTCAAGCGACTCTGTTCATTCCTCCCCATGCAATACTCGGAGATCCGGAACCGGTTGTACTCTACTTCATGGCGAAGACGAATCAGGTCGGATACTCGCCGCTTGTCGGATGCTTACAGCCGGATCAGTTCCTTGTGAGTCCGATAATGTACATCGGTAAACCGGGCTTCAAGTACAGCACAGTCGATGTCGTTTTATCGTTTCCCATGGACGAGTCACACAGTACGGCGAGTTTTTTCAGTGTTCTCACCGTGAAATCATTTGATACTGCTTTTTCATCCG AGAATTCAAAATGGCGGATTCTAGCTCCCGGTCACGACTACTTCTTCACTGTCTGCGGTGGGCGTGGCGTTCTCATGGTCTCTCAGTCCGCCTTCTACGTCATCAGGGCGACCAAAGCAGCTCCGGAGTATCAGAATCTCGCGATACCTCGCGATACTTCGAAAAGAAAG ATTCGAGTAGCTCTTTTCGGTAGATCTCTGCCGGAATCTAACCGAGCAAAACTCCATGTCGTGTTCTGCAAGGATTGTGATCAAGAGGTAGag AGAGTAATCGAATCAGAGAAGCGAGACTCATTCCGTAAGCTAGACCACGTGAGGGCGCTGTCCATCCAGACGTCTTCGGGTCAACCTATCTGGGTGTCATTCTGTCAGTTGAAGAACACATCTTGGATTCTCCAGACTAGTTCAACCGCG AAATTCACACCGGACGAGCTGTTTAACTACGCCGATCCGTATCCACCCTCTGTGACCTTTGCCCTGTCAAATCCGACCACCAACCTCATGTCCGCCGATGCGTTCGTCCAGTGCATGGTTGTCGTCCACGAGGGATCCTCAGCAAACTACCAGGATGCTGACGTCACCACTTTTGTTCAGCTGGTGGGTGACGTCACCGTGGCAAAGAGTGGCCAGTTCCAAAGT CAATCACTTGGACGGGCATCTGCAAAACGTTTACCAATGCTGACTGTACCTCAAACTGTGGTTACCCCGCCCTCTAGTGATGGATCCGGTCAAACATCCATCTCATCACATTCCTCCCAGATATCATCAGATTGCACCTCCGTGTCGCCGCAACCTGTTCCGGATGTCGACCGGAAGTCGGTGGTGCTGTTGAACTCGTATGACGCACAGTCCGACACGTCGAAAGCCCGCTTTGAAGATATCTACGTGTCCTACAAAGCTCTCGCCGAACTCTGCTTGATGCTGCAAGCTTCAATGACTGGATCCAGCGAAAAAGACTGGATGACTTTCGCAACCAAGATTGGTCTATCAATGGAACAG GTTGACAGGATGTCCGACCGTTACAACTTCCAGTCCCCACTTTCCATCATCCACCTCTTCTTCGGCACCTGCCCGGCGGCGACGTCCTGTTGTCCATCGACGTCTCCCCGTGAGAAAGCTCGAGCACTCCTCGTACGCCTCATCTCTGTCTTCCAGGAAATGAAACGAGACGACCTGACCCACGTTGTTCGGCGCGAGCTGACGCGCATCGACCAGGAAATCGACCGATACAGCAAGTTTCTCTTCGAAGGCGGCCAATTTGAGATTAGAACAAACGTGGGTGGCGCTGTTACCACAAACCGGACACGTCCGCGACACTCGTTCAGCGACGGGGATGTCACCGTTTTGACACCCTCGGCAGAGAGCTTTAAAGGGAGGCTAAATGACATTGTCTGCTGGTTCAAGAGTAAATCATCTG ATGTCTTCAAATTCACTGGAAGTAGTAAGGAAACGACTGCGGAACAGATCTACGAAGTCCCGAGGTCGAATTTCAGCGTGTTTGAAGACGGGAACACGTACGAAGCACTCGTACCTCTCAAAGGGCGGAAAAACTCGAACAGCGataagaggaaagaaaaggcaaaacaaaatgaatataattaa